The following proteins come from a genomic window of Streptomyces sp. Sge12:
- the pgsA gene encoding phosphatidylinositol phosphate synthase has translation MLNKYARAFFTRVLTPFAAFLLRRGVSPDAVTLIGTAGVVAGALWFFPRGEFFWGTITITLFVFSDLVDGNMARQAGISSRWGAFLDSTLDRVADAAIFGGLALWYAGTGNDNALCAVAIFCLASGQVVSYTKARGESIGLPVAVNGLIERAERLVISLVAAGLSGLQTFGAPSWLGVLLPIALWIVAAGSLVTLIQRVVTVRRESAEADAAAAAAEGGAA, from the coding sequence ATGCTGAACAAGTACGCGCGTGCATTCTTCACGCGTGTTCTCACGCCATTCGCCGCATTTCTGCTCCGGCGGGGGGTGAGCCCGGACGCGGTCACCCTCATCGGCACGGCCGGAGTGGTGGCCGGAGCGCTGTGGTTCTTCCCCCGCGGCGAGTTCTTCTGGGGCACCATCACGATCACCCTCTTCGTCTTCTCCGACCTGGTGGACGGGAACATGGCCCGCCAGGCCGGTATCTCCAGCCGGTGGGGTGCCTTCCTCGACTCCACCCTCGACCGGGTCGCCGACGCGGCGATCTTCGGCGGCCTCGCCCTCTGGTACGCGGGCACCGGGAACGACAACGCGCTCTGCGCGGTGGCGATCTTCTGCCTGGCCAGTGGCCAGGTCGTCTCCTACACCAAGGCGCGCGGCGAGTCGATCGGGCTGCCGGTGGCCGTCAACGGCCTCATCGAGCGGGCCGAGCGCCTGGTGATCTCGCTGGTCGCGGCCGGCCTGTCCGGACTGCAGACCTTCGGGGCGCCGTCCTGGCTCGGGGTACTGCTGCCGATCGCGCTGTGGATCGTGGCGGCGGGCTCGCTCGTCACCCTGATCCAGCGGGTGGTCACCGTACGCCGCGAGTCGGCCGAGGCCGACGCCGCCGCGGCGGCCGCCGAGGGTGGCGCGGCCTGA
- a CDS encoding phosphatidylinositol mannoside acyltransferase has protein sequence MGALQDKLVDGLYGLGWAGVKKLPEPAAVALGRRIADFAWKRRGKSVLRLESNLARVVPDAGPERLRELSQAGMRSYMRYWMESFRLPTMDPKRFSTEVEFQDEHLLREALATGRGVIVALPHLANWDLAGAWAIGHIGVPFTTVAERLKPESLYDRFVAYRESLGMEVLPHSGGAAFGTLARRLRSGGLVCLVADRDLSASGVEVDFFGSTARMPAGPALLAQQTGAVLLPATLHYGDTPTMYGRIHPEVEVPGTGTRTEKTTAMTQAVADAFAWGIAQHPQDWHMLQRLWLDDLEERAL, from the coding sequence ATGGGCGCCTTGCAGGACAAGCTGGTCGACGGGCTCTACGGGCTCGGCTGGGCCGGGGTCAAGAAGCTGCCCGAGCCCGCCGCCGTGGCCCTCGGCCGGCGCATCGCCGACTTCGCGTGGAAGCGGCGCGGCAAGAGCGTGCTGCGGCTGGAGTCGAATCTGGCCCGGGTGGTGCCCGACGCCGGTCCGGAGCGGCTGCGCGAGCTGTCACAGGCGGGCATGCGCTCCTACATGCGGTACTGGATGGAGTCCTTCCGGCTGCCGACGATGGACCCGAAGCGCTTCAGCACCGAGGTCGAGTTCCAGGACGAGCACCTGCTGCGCGAGGCCCTCGCCACCGGGCGCGGGGTCATCGTGGCCCTGCCGCACCTGGCCAACTGGGACCTCGCCGGGGCCTGGGCCATCGGCCACATCGGGGTGCCCTTCACCACGGTCGCCGAGCGGCTGAAGCCCGAGAGCCTCTACGACCGGTTCGTGGCCTACCGCGAGAGCCTGGGCATGGAGGTCCTGCCGCACAGCGGCGGCGCCGCCTTCGGCACCCTCGCCCGCCGGCTGCGCTCCGGCGGCCTGGTCTGCCTGGTCGCGGACCGGGACCTGTCGGCCTCCGGGGTCGAGGTGGACTTCTTCGGCTCCACTGCGCGCATGCCGGCCGGGCCGGCGCTGCTGGCCCAGCAGACCGGTGCCGTGCTGCTCCCGGCCACCCTGCACTACGGCGACACGCCGACGATGTACGGCCGGATACACCCCGAGGTCGAGGTGCCGGGGACCGGGACCCGGACCGAGAAGACCACCGCCATGACGCAGGCGGTGGCGGACGCCTTCGCCTGGGGCATCGCCCAGCACCCGCAGGACTGGCACATGCTGCAGCGGCTGTGGCTGGACGATCTGGAGGAGCGCGCCCTGTGA
- a CDS encoding glycosyltransferase family 4 protein, translated as MKIGIVCPYSWDVPGGVQFHIRDLAEHLIRLGHEVSVLAPADDDTPLPPYVVSAGRAVPVPYNGSVARLNFGFLSAARVRRWLHEGTFDVIHIHEPASPSLGLLSCWAAQGPIVATFHTSNPRSRAMIAAYPILQPALEKINARIAVSEYARRTLVEHLGGDAVVIPNGVDVDFFAKAEPNPDWSGQTLGFIGRIDEPRKGLPVLMAAFPKIVEACPDVRLLVAGRGDEEEAVASLPAELRARVEFLGMVSDEDKARLLRSVDVYVAPNTGGESFGIILVEALSAGAAVLASDLDAFAQVLDQGGAGDLFANENADALATAAVALLRDPQRRAELSDRGSAHVRRFDWSTVGADILAVYETVTDGAAAVATDERVPLRTRLGFSKDTSPS; from the coding sequence GTGAAGATCGGCATCGTGTGCCCGTACTCGTGGGACGTGCCGGGTGGCGTCCAGTTCCACATCCGGGACCTGGCGGAGCACCTGATCCGCCTCGGCCACGAGGTGTCGGTGCTCGCTCCGGCGGACGACGACACCCCGCTGCCGCCTTACGTGGTCTCGGCGGGGCGGGCGGTGCCGGTTCCGTACAACGGCTCGGTGGCCCGGCTGAACTTCGGCTTCCTGTCGGCGGCCCGGGTGCGGCGCTGGCTCCACGAGGGCACCTTCGACGTGATCCACATCCACGAGCCGGCCTCGCCCTCGCTGGGACTGCTGTCCTGCTGGGCGGCGCAGGGCCCGATCGTGGCGACCTTCCACACCTCGAACCCGCGGTCCCGGGCGATGATCGCCGCGTACCCGATCCTGCAGCCGGCCCTGGAGAAGATCAACGCGCGGATCGCGGTGAGCGAGTACGCGCGGCGCACCCTCGTCGAGCACCTCGGCGGCGACGCGGTCGTCATCCCCAACGGCGTCGACGTGGACTTCTTCGCCAAGGCCGAGCCCAACCCCGACTGGTCCGGGCAGACGCTCGGCTTCATCGGCCGGATCGACGAGCCGCGCAAGGGCCTGCCGGTGCTGATGGCGGCCTTCCCGAAGATCGTGGAGGCCTGCCCGGACGTACGGCTGCTCGTCGCGGGCCGCGGTGACGAGGAGGAAGCCGTGGCCTCGCTGCCCGCGGAGCTCCGCGCACGGGTCGAATTCCTCGGCATGGTCTCGGACGAGGACAAGGCGCGGCTGCTGCGCAGCGTGGACGTGTACGTCGCCCCGAACACCGGTGGCGAGAGCTTCGGCATCATCCTGGTCGAGGCCCTCTCGGCGGGCGCGGCGGTCCTCGCCTCGGACCTGGACGCCTTCGCGCAGGTCCTGGACCAGGGCGGCGCCGGCGACCTCTTCGCCAACGAGAACGCCGACGCGCTGGCGACGGCGGCCGTCGCCCTGCTGCGCGACCCGCAGCGCCGGGCCGAGCTCAGCGACCGGGGCTCGGCGCACGTCCGCCGCTTCGACTGGTCCACGGTCGGGGCGGACATCCTGGCCGTCTACGAAACGGTGACGGACGGCGCGGCGGCGGTGGCCACGGACGAACGGGTCCCCCTGCGCACCCGCCTCGGCTTCTCCAAGGACACCTCGCCCTCCTGA
- a CDS encoding membrane protein — translation MIETLVWIALALGVIGVYLSWTAGRLDRLHSRMDAARAALDAQLVRRASVVLEVATSGVLDPASSLVLYEAAHAARQAEEDHREVAESELSQALRAVFADADQVDVLKAAPGGAEATEELAAAVRRVPMARRFLNDSVRAARALRRHRKVRWFRLAGHAPFPLAFEMDDEPPVDLAERPI, via the coding sequence GTGATCGAAACCCTTGTCTGGATCGCCCTGGCTCTCGGAGTCATCGGGGTCTACCTCAGCTGGACCGCCGGCCGGCTCGACCGGCTGCACTCGCGGATGGACGCCGCGCGGGCCGCCCTCGACGCGCAGCTCGTACGGCGGGCCTCCGTCGTGCTGGAGGTGGCCACGTCCGGGGTGCTCGACCCCGCCTCGTCCCTGGTGCTGTACGAGGCCGCGCACGCCGCCCGGCAGGCCGAGGAGGACCACCGCGAGGTCGCCGAGAGCGAGCTCAGCCAGGCACTGCGCGCGGTCTTCGCCGATGCCGACCAGGTCGACGTGCTCAAGGCGGCCCCCGGCGGGGCGGAGGCCACGGAGGAGCTGGCCGCGGCCGTCCGCCGGGTACCGATGGCGCGGCGCTTCCTCAACGACTCGGTCCGGGCCGCCCGCGCGCTGCGCAGGCACCGCAAGGTCCGCTGGTTCAGACTGGCAGGACACGCACCCTTCCCGCTCGCCTTCGAAATGGACGACGAGCCGCCGGTGGATCTTGCAGAACGGCCGATCTAG
- the pdxS gene encoding pyridoxal 5'-phosphate synthase lyase subunit PdxS — translation MSTLPTSPQSAESAIGTSRVKRGMAEQLKGGVIMDVVNAEQAKIAEDAGAVAVMALERVPADIRKDGGVARMSDPNMIEEIIEAVSIPVMAKSRIGHFVEAQVLQSLGVDYIDESEVLTPADEVNHSDKWAFTTPFVCGATNLGEALRRIAEGAAMIRSKGEAGTGNVVEAVRHLRQIKNEIARLRGYDNNELFAAAKELRAPYELVKEVAELGKLPVVLFSAGGVATPADAALMRQLGAEGVFVGSGIFKSGDPAKRAAAIVKATTFYDDPKIIADASRNLGEAMVGINCDTLPESERYANRGW, via the coding sequence GTGAGCACGCTTCCCACCTCCCCCCAGTCCGCCGAGTCGGCGATCGGCACCTCGCGCGTCAAGCGCGGCATGGCCGAGCAGCTGAAGGGCGGCGTGATCATGGACGTGGTCAACGCCGAGCAGGCGAAGATCGCCGAGGACGCCGGCGCCGTGGCCGTCATGGCCCTGGAGCGGGTCCCGGCCGACATCCGCAAGGACGGCGGCGTCGCGCGCATGTCGGACCCCAACATGATCGAAGAGATCATCGAGGCCGTCTCGATCCCGGTCATGGCCAAGTCCCGCATCGGCCACTTCGTCGAGGCCCAGGTCCTGCAGTCCCTCGGTGTCGACTACATCGACGAGTCCGAGGTCCTGACCCCGGCCGACGAGGTCAACCACTCCGACAAGTGGGCGTTCACCACCCCCTTCGTCTGTGGCGCCACCAACCTGGGCGAGGCCCTGCGCCGCATCGCCGAGGGCGCGGCCATGATCCGCTCGAAGGGCGAGGCCGGCACCGGCAACGTGGTCGAGGCCGTCCGCCACCTGCGCCAGATCAAGAACGAGATCGCCCGCCTGCGCGGCTACGACAACAACGAGCTGTTCGCCGCCGCCAAGGAGCTGCGCGCCCCGTACGAGCTCGTCAAGGAAGTTGCCGAGCTCGGCAAGCTCCCGGTCGTGCTGTTCTCCGCCGGTGGCGTCGCCACCCCGGCCGACGCCGCGCTGATGCGCCAGCTCGGCGCCGAGGGCGTCTTCGTCGGCTCCGGCATCTTCAAGTCGGGCGACCCGGCCAAGCGCGCCGCCGCCATCGTGAAGGCCACGACCTTCTACGACGACCCGAAGATCATCGCGGACGCCTCCCGCAACCTGGGCGAGGCCATGGTCGGCATCAACTGCGACACCCTCCCCGAGTCCGAGCGCTACGCCAACCGCGGCTGGTAA
- the pdxT gene encoding pyridoxal 5'-phosphate synthase glutaminase subunit PdxT, whose protein sequence is MTNTPVIGVLALQGDVREHLIALAAADAVARPIRRPEELAEVDALVIPGGESTTMSKLAVLFGMLEPLRERVAAGMPVYGTCAGMIMLADKLLDGREDQETLGGIDMIVRRNAFGRQNESFEAKIDFAGIADGPVEGVFIRAPWVESVGAAAEVLATYDGHTVAVRQGNVLATSFHPELTGDDRVHAYFVDMVRAGL, encoded by the coding sequence ATGACCAACACCCCCGTGATCGGTGTCCTGGCCCTCCAGGGCGACGTACGGGAGCACCTGATCGCTCTGGCCGCGGCGGACGCCGTGGCCAGGCCGATCCGGCGTCCCGAGGAGCTCGCCGAGGTCGACGCCCTGGTGATCCCCGGCGGCGAGTCCACCACCATGTCGAAGCTCGCCGTGCTGTTCGGCATGCTGGAGCCGCTGCGCGAGCGCGTGGCCGCCGGCATGCCCGTGTACGGCACCTGCGCAGGCATGATCATGCTGGCGGACAAGCTCCTGGACGGCCGTGAGGACCAGGAGACCCTGGGCGGCATCGACATGATCGTCCGCCGCAACGCGTTCGGCCGCCAGAACGAGTCCTTCGAAGCGAAGATCGATTTCGCGGGCATAGCGGACGGCCCGGTCGAGGGCGTCTTCATCCGCGCGCCCTGGGTCGAGTCCGTCGGCGCCGCTGCCGAGGTGCTCGCCACGTACGACGGCCACACGGTCGCCGTGCGCCAGGGCAACGTCCTGGCGACCTCGTTCCACCCCGAACTGACCGGGGACGACCGCGTCCACGCGTACTTCGTCGACATGGTGCGCGCGGGGCTGTGA
- a CDS encoding YebC/PmpR family DNA-binding transcriptional regulator codes for MSGHSKWATTKHKKAVIDAKRGKLFAKLIKNIEVAARMGGADIEGNPTLFDAIQKAKKSSVPNKNIDSAVKRGGGLEAGGADYETIMYEGYGPNGVAVLIECLTDNRNRAASDVRVAMTRNGGSMADPGSVSYLFNRKGVVLLPKGELSEDDVLETVLEAGAEEVNDLGDSFEIISEATDMVAVRTALQKAGIDYDSADSNFLPTMQVELDEEGARKIFKLIDALEDSDDVQNVFANFDVSDEVMAKVDA; via the coding sequence ATGTCCGGCCACTCTAAATGGGCTACGACGAAGCACAAGAAGGCCGTGATCGATGCCAAGCGCGGCAAGCTCTTCGCGAAGCTGATCAAGAACATCGAGGTCGCGGCCCGGATGGGCGGCGCCGACATCGAAGGCAACCCGACGCTCTTCGACGCCATCCAGAAGGCCAAGAAGAGCTCGGTCCCGAACAAGAACATCGACTCCGCGGTCAAGCGCGGCGGTGGTCTTGAGGCCGGCGGCGCCGACTACGAGACGATCATGTACGAGGGCTACGGTCCGAACGGTGTCGCGGTGCTCATCGAGTGCCTCACCGACAACCGCAACCGTGCCGCGTCCGACGTGCGCGTCGCCATGACCCGCAACGGCGGTTCGATGGCCGACCCGGGCTCGGTCTCGTACCTGTTCAACCGCAAGGGCGTCGTCCTGCTGCCCAAGGGCGAGCTCTCCGAGGACGACGTCCTGGAGACGGTGCTGGAGGCGGGTGCCGAAGAGGTCAACGACCTCGGCGACAGCTTCGAGATCATCAGCGAGGCCACCGACATGGTCGCGGTCCGTACCGCGCTCCAGAAGGCCGGCATCGACTACGACTCGGCCGACTCCAACTTCCTGCCGACCATGCAGGTCGAGCTGGACGAAGAGGGCGCGCGCAAGATCTTCAAGCTGATCGACGCGCTGGAGGACAGCGACGACGTGCAGAACGTCTTCGCCAACTTCGACGTCTCGGACGAGGTCATGGCCAAGGTCGACGCCTGA
- the ruvC gene encoding crossover junction endodeoxyribonuclease RuvC, translating to MRVLGVDPGLTRCGVGVVEGVAGRPLTMLGVGVVRTPADAELGLRLVAIEQGIEEWLDTHRPEVVAVERVFSQHNVSTVMGTAQASAVAMLCAARRGIPVALHTPSEVKAAVTGSGRADKAQVGAMVTRLLRLDAPPKPADAADALALAICHIWRAPAQNRLQQAVALHASKGRTR from the coding sequence GTGCGCGTACTCGGTGTGGACCCGGGGCTGACGCGATGCGGCGTCGGCGTCGTCGAGGGCGTCGCCGGACGACCCCTGACCATGCTCGGCGTCGGCGTCGTACGGACTCCCGCGGACGCCGAGTTGGGCCTGCGGCTTGTCGCCATCGAGCAGGGCATCGAGGAGTGGCTCGATACGCACCGCCCCGAAGTCGTCGCCGTGGAGCGGGTGTTCAGCCAGCACAACGTCAGCACCGTGATGGGCACCGCCCAGGCGAGCGCCGTCGCGATGCTGTGCGCCGCCCGCCGCGGGATACCGGTCGCCCTGCACACCCCCAGCGAGGTCAAGGCCGCCGTCACCGGCAGCGGCCGGGCCGACAAGGCCCAGGTCGGGGCGATGGTCACCCGGCTGCTCAGGCTGGACGCGCCGCCCAAACCGGCGGACGCCGCCGACGCCCTCGCCCTGGCCATCTGTCACATCTGGCGGGCCCCCGCCCAGAACCGCCTCCAGCAGGCGGTCGCCCTGCACGCCTCGAAAGGCCGTACCCGATGA
- the ruvA gene encoding Holliday junction branch migration protein RuvA codes for MIAFVSGPVAALAPTLAVIEVGGVGMAVHCTPNTIAGLRIGEAARLSTSLVVREDSLTLYGFADDDERQVFEVLQTASGVGPRLAQAMLGVHSPDALRLAVSTGDEKALVAVPGIGKKGAQKLLLELKGKLGAPLGSSGLVGAQRAAASGPAPWTEQLSAALIGLGYASRDAEDAVAAVTPQAEAAIAAGGSAPVPQLLRAALQSLNRAR; via the coding sequence ATGATCGCCTTCGTGAGCGGCCCCGTTGCCGCACTCGCCCCCACCCTTGCCGTGATCGAGGTCGGGGGAGTGGGCATGGCCGTGCACTGCACGCCGAACACCATCGCCGGGCTGCGGATCGGGGAAGCGGCCCGGCTGTCGACCTCCCTCGTCGTACGGGAGGACTCGCTGACCCTGTACGGCTTCGCCGACGACGACGAACGCCAGGTCTTCGAGGTCCTGCAGACCGCCAGCGGGGTCGGCCCCCGCCTCGCGCAGGCCATGCTCGGCGTGCACAGCCCGGACGCGCTGCGGCTGGCCGTCTCCACCGGGGACGAGAAGGCACTGGTGGCGGTACCGGGCATCGGCAAGAAGGGCGCGCAGAAACTGCTCCTCGAACTAAAGGGCAAGCTGGGCGCCCCGCTGGGCAGCAGCGGCCTCGTGGGCGCGCAGCGCGCCGCCGCCTCCGGCCCCGCGCCCTGGACCGAGCAGCTCTCCGCCGCGCTGATCGGCCTCGGCTACGCCTCGCGCGACGCGGAGGACGCGGTGGCGGCGGTGACGCCGCAGGCCGAGGCCGCCATCGCCGCCGGCGGTTCGGCCCCGGTTCCGCAGCTCCTGCGGGCCGCCCTCCAGTCCCTGAACCGGGCCCGCTAG
- the ruvB gene encoding Holliday junction branch migration DNA helicase RuvB, with translation MNWDDESDRIVAPAADGEDTAVEAALRPKDLGEFVGQEKVRQQLDLVLKAARQRGATADHVLLSGAPGLGKTTLSMIIAAEMGAPIRITSGPAIQHAGDLAAILSSLQEGEVLFLDEIHRMSRPAEEMLYMAMEDFRVDVIVGKGPGATAIPLELPPFTLVGATTRAGLLPPPLRDRFGFTGHMEFYAPEELERVIHRSARLLDVEIDTAGAAEIAGRSRGTPRIANRLLRRVRDYAQVRADGVINREVAGTALQVYEVDGRGLDRLDRAVLEALLKLFGGGPVGLSTLAVAVGEERETVEEVAEPFLVREGLLARTPRGRVATPAAWAHLGLVPPQQGGSGSSGQQGLFGA, from the coding sequence GTGAACTGGGACGACGAGAGCGACCGCATTGTCGCGCCGGCGGCAGACGGCGAGGACACCGCCGTCGAGGCGGCCCTGCGGCCCAAGGACCTCGGCGAGTTCGTCGGCCAGGAGAAGGTCCGCCAGCAGCTCGACCTCGTCCTCAAGGCGGCCCGGCAGCGCGGCGCCACCGCCGATCACGTCCTGCTCTCCGGCGCGCCCGGCCTCGGCAAGACCACCCTCTCCATGATCATCGCGGCCGAGATGGGCGCGCCCATCCGCATCACCTCCGGCCCCGCCATCCAGCACGCCGGCGACCTCGCCGCGATCCTCTCCTCCCTCCAGGAGGGCGAGGTCCTCTTCCTCGACGAGATCCACCGCATGTCCCGGCCCGCCGAGGAGATGCTGTACATGGCCATGGAGGACTTCCGCGTCGACGTGATCGTCGGCAAGGGGCCCGGAGCCACCGCGATCCCCCTGGAGCTGCCGCCCTTCACACTGGTCGGCGCCACCACCCGGGCCGGACTGCTGCCCCCGCCGCTGCGGGACCGCTTCGGCTTCACCGGGCACATGGAGTTCTACGCCCCCGAGGAGCTGGAACGCGTCATCCACCGCTCCGCCCGCCTCCTCGACGTGGAGATCGACACCGCCGGCGCCGCCGAGATCGCCGGCCGCTCCCGCGGCACCCCGCGCATCGCCAACCGCCTGCTGCGCCGCGTCCGCGACTACGCCCAGGTCCGGGCCGACGGTGTGATCAACCGCGAGGTGGCCGGTACGGCCCTCCAGGTCTACGAGGTGGACGGGCGCGGCCTCGACCGACTGGATCGGGCCGTTCTGGAGGCCCTCCTCAAGCTCTTCGGCGGCGGCCCGGTGGGCCTGTCGACCCTCGCCGTGGCGGTCGGCGAGGAGCGGGAGACCGTGGAGGAGGTCGCGGAGCCCTTCCTGGTCCGCGAGGGGCTGCTCGCGCGCACCCCCCGGGGACGGGTCGCGACGCCTGCCGCATGGGCTCACCTGGGACTCGTACCGCCGCAGCAGGGCGGGAGTGGATCAAGCGGACAACAGGGCTTGTTCGGGGCCTGA
- the yajC gene encoding preprotein translocase subunit YajC has product MNLVTLLPFIVLIGAMFLMTRSAKKKQQAAAQMRDQMTPGTGVRTIGGMYATVKEIGDDTVTLEVAPGVHAIFAKNSIGAVLEDAEYNRIVHGVTEDAATDAPVVPDDASSLTDAPKTDLTKGEDEAPGLDLGKKDEDAPKGDDEPKDGKSDGEAGAK; this is encoded by the coding sequence GTGAATCTCGTGACACTCCTCCCGTTCATCGTGCTCATCGGGGCGATGTTCCTGATGACCCGCTCCGCGAAGAAGAAGCAGCAGGCAGCCGCGCAGATGCGCGACCAGATGACGCCCGGCACCGGGGTCCGCACCATCGGCGGCATGTACGCCACGGTGAAGGAGATCGGTGACGACACCGTCACCCTCGAGGTGGCTCCCGGCGTCCACGCGATCTTCGCGAAGAACTCCATCGGCGCCGTCCTCGAGGACGCGGAGTACAACCGCATCGTCCACGGGGTCACCGAGGACGCCGCGACCGACGCTCCCGTCGTACCGGACGACGCCTCCTCGCTGACCGATGCTCCGAAGACGGACCTCACCAAGGGTGAGGACGAGGCTCCGGGGCTGGACCTGGGCAAGAAGGACGAGGACGCGCCCAAGGGCGACGACGAGCCCAAGGACGGCAAGTCCGACGGCGAGGCCGGCGCGAAGTAA
- the secD gene encoding protein translocase subunit SecD, whose translation MAAPKKGRRPTGAQGRPGRALAIILIAMVALTAGMFLTKQTTPRLGIDLAGGTSITLKAKSEPGKPDAINETNMNTAVGIIERRVNGLGVSEAEVQTQGRDHIIVNIPKGTNEQQAREQVGTTAQLYFRPVLAFADGSPAAPEGTPSPNPSASGSGAPKPGDGKTSPSASPSSSATSQGRALSEALKAPAAPTPSPSASESKKADDTKAPSPSASAPTPPTGDEAAAAALQAKFAALDCNVEAQRAAAGAGAKPEDPMVACGQRGTAWGKWILGPAQVNGQDVKDAKGQIDPQRGQWIVTMQFTDKGADKFAKITGELATKQMPQNQFAIVLDGQVISDPSVSQALTGGNAEISGGFTQQSAQDLGNMLSYGALPLSFSEDSVTTVTAALGGEQLKAGLIAGAIGLLLVVIYLLVYYRGLAFIAIISLLVSAILTYTIMALLGKGIGFALNLPAVCGAIVAIGITADSFIVYFERIRDEIREGRTLRPAVERAWPRARRTILVSDFVSFLAAAVLFIVTVGKVQGFAFTLGLTTLLDVVVVFLFTKPVMTLLARTKFFSSGHPWSGLDPKRLGAKPPLRRSRRTGAAPAPVDAKEA comes from the coding sequence GTGGCAGCACCGAAGAAGGGCCGGCGGCCCACGGGGGCTCAGGGGAGGCCGGGGCGTGCCCTGGCGATCATCCTGATCGCGATGGTGGCGCTCACCGCGGGGATGTTCCTCACGAAGCAGACGACTCCCAGGCTGGGCATCGACCTCGCAGGCGGCACGAGCATCACGCTCAAGGCCAAGAGCGAGCCCGGGAAGCCGGACGCGATCAACGAGACGAACATGAACACGGCGGTCGGCATCATCGAGCGCCGTGTCAACGGCCTCGGCGTGTCGGAGGCCGAGGTCCAGACGCAGGGCCGCGACCACATCATCGTGAACATCCCCAAGGGGACGAACGAGCAGCAGGCGCGCGAGCAGGTCGGTACCACCGCCCAGCTGTACTTCCGCCCGGTTCTCGCCTTCGCGGACGGCTCCCCGGCCGCTCCCGAGGGCACGCCGAGCCCGAACCCCTCCGCGAGCGGCTCAGGGGCTCCCAAGCCCGGTGACGGCAAGACCAGCCCCTCGGCCAGCCCGTCGTCCAGCGCCACTTCCCAGGGCCGCGCGCTCAGTGAGGCCCTCAAGGCCCCGGCCGCCCCCACTCCCTCGCCCTCGGCGAGCGAGTCGAAGAAGGCAGACGACACCAAGGCCCCGTCGCCCTCCGCGTCCGCACCCACGCCGCCGACCGGCGACGAGGCCGCCGCCGCAGCCCTCCAGGCCAAGTTCGCGGCGCTGGACTGCAACGTCGAGGCGCAGCGCGCCGCCGCCGGCGCGGGCGCCAAGCCCGAGGACCCGATGGTCGCCTGCGGCCAGCGCGGTACCGCCTGGGGCAAGTGGATCCTCGGCCCGGCCCAGGTCAACGGCCAGGACGTGAAGGACGCCAAGGGTCAGATCGACCCCCAGCGCGGCCAGTGGATCGTCACCATGCAGTTCACCGACAAGGGCGCCGACAAGTTCGCCAAGATCACCGGTGAGCTGGCCACCAAGCAGATGCCGCAGAACCAGTTCGCGATCGTGCTCGACGGCCAGGTCATCTCCGACCCGTCCGTCAGCCAGGCGCTGACCGGCGGCAACGCCGAGATCTCCGGCGGCTTCACCCAGCAGTCCGCGCAGGACCTGGGCAACATGCTCTCGTACGGCGCCCTGCCGCTCTCCTTCAGCGAGGACAGCGTCACCACCGTCACCGCCGCCCTCGGCGGCGAGCAGCTGAAGGCCGGCCTGATCGCCGGTGCGATCGGCCTGCTCCTCGTGGTCATCTACCTGCTGGTGTACTACCGGGGCCTGGCGTTCATCGCCATCATCAGCCTCCTGGTCTCCGCGATCCTGACCTACACGATCATGGCGCTGCTCGGAAAGGGCATCGGCTTCGCGCTGAACCTGCCCGCCGTCTGCGGTGCGATCGTGGCGATCGGTATCACGGCGGACTCGTTCATCGTGTACTTCGAGCGCATCCGGGACGAGATCCGCGAGGGCCGCACCCTGCGTCCGGCCGTCGAGCGCGCCTGGCCGCGCGCCCGTCGCACGATCCTGGTCTCCGACTTCGTGTCGTTCCTGGCCGCGGCGGTGCTGTTCATCGTCACCGTTGGCAAGGTCCAGGGCTTCGCCTTCACACTGGGTCTGACCACCCTGCTCGACGTGGTCGTGGTGTTCCTCTTCACCAAGCCCGTCATGACGCTGCTGGCGCGTACGAAGTTCTTCTCCAGCGGTCACCCGTGGTCCGGGCTGGACCCGAAGCGGCTGGGCGCGAAGCCTCCGCTGCGCCGGTCCCGCCGTACCGGTGCCGCCCCCGCCCCCGTCGACGCAAAGGAGGCGTGA